The Tenrec ecaudatus isolate mTenEca1 chromosome 6, mTenEca1.hap1, whole genome shotgun sequence genome has a window encoding:
- the TUBAL3 gene encoding tubulin alpha chain-like 3 → MACCLSYPGDLVPKNVNAAIATLKTKCSLQFVDWCPTGCQVGINCQPPTVVPGGDLAQVQQAVCMLRNIIAVAESWARLDQKPDLMYAKRAFVHCCVGEGKEAGEFSGAREDMASLERDYGEVEEDSAD, encoded by the coding sequence ATGGCTTGCTGCCTGTCGTACCCTGGTGACCTGGTTCCCAAAAATGTCAATGCTGCCATTGCCACCCTCAAGACCAAGTGTAGCCTCCAATTTGTTGATTGGTGTCCCACTGGCTGCCAGGTTGGCATTAATTGCCAGCCTCCCACTGTGGTCCCTGGTGGagacctggcccaggtgcagcaagCTGTGTGCATGCTGAGGAACATCATAGCCGTTGCTGAGTCCTGGGCTCGCCTGGACCAAAAGCCTGACCTGATGTACGCCAAGCGTGCCTTTGTTCATTGCTGTGTGGgtgaggggaaggaggcaggagagTTCTCTGGGGCCCGTGAGGACATGGCTTCCCTTGAGAGGGACTATGGGGAGGTGGAAGAAGATAGTGCAGATTGA